ACCTGTTTGAACTATGTCACTTCCTTAAACAACGCCATCATACGTTTACCCAACGTATTCCACTCCATTGTCGGCGTAAACGAAATCAGCAAACGATTGCAACATTTGGCACCTCTGGAAGCAAATGCTCAGAAAGCACAAGAAGAAGCTGTGCAGAATGATCCCAACGATCCTGATGCGGTTGTGGAGCAAGCCAAGGCTTGATGATATAGAGCATTAACAATTTCTAGTTGTTTAAGAAGAACTTACTTAGTTCCCTTAAACAACTAGAAGCTGACACTTGTTGTTCATTTATATATCTATTTGTTCGAGACTTTACCTAAACAACAGACACACTTAATCTGCGGTTATACTAGAGCGTGAATATGCTCTCCTCCATCATTGCAAGATAAACAGTGGGTTTTGACAGGGATAGGTACCGATTAACAAAACTGCTATCAACAAAAAATCAGACTACTGTTTCAAAGTTTTAACTATGTATTCTAGGATCACTCGCAAAACTTTCTTAACAATACCTATATTTCGAGGCAAAAATGCCAAATAGGGCCCGACAGCATAATATACAGCTATAAAAAACCTTCCCGATTTACTTTTAGATAAAACCACATCCCTATAATTTCTCAAAAACATCACATCCTCGTGATTTGAACTACCATAAACAGCTGTAGCTATAAAGCAGGACGAACTTCCCCCACTACTGTATACATATCCTTTACCTAAACATATTCCACAAGGAATCTGTTCAGTTTGCTGAGCTGAACCATGACACGCTCCACATATTCCACCCGAACCATTACCACCAGTACCACCACAACCGTAACATATATGGGTGTGGCTGCTCCCACCTGTTCCGTGACAAGAATCGCATTTTATCGTGCTCATGCCCCCTCCATAAAAAGTAATTTCAATATCTAACATAGAGGCAGCTAACAACAGCCTCAAATAATTTGGTTAATTATAACACCTTAACAAAATACTGCCAGATATGGAATTTTATTACCTAAAATAATTTTAAAGAGATAATAGAGAGCATGGATGAAAAAGGATTTATTCAGAAGTTGAAAGCGGTAGTGCCAAAGAAAAGCCTGAATACAATTCCTCGTTTACAACAATAAAATCAATTCTCTTCTTGATATAAAAAAAGCCCGCATCATAAATAATGGTTGCGGGCTTTTGGATTGGTTTTTAATAAAAAGTTCAATGATACTATCCACGCATATCACTCTATATGCCCTTCTATATGCATTCCGATTTTTTCCAAAATTTGCATCAATGTAGGAATAGAACAGTTTTCATAAGCCTTTTCCTCATAACGCAAAATCTGCCGTTTATTAACACTCACTTCTTTAGCGAAGGCATCGACCGTTTCACCTTTAGAAATACGATAACGAATCGGCGCCTTGAGCAAATCAACTAAAGAATTCACCTTAATCTCGGATACTGCCAACGTCTTTAGACT
Above is a window of Paraneptunicella aestuarii DNA encoding:
- a CDS encoding CFI-box-CTERM domain-containing protein; protein product: MLDIEITFYGGGMSTIKCDSCHGTGGSSHTHICYGCGGTGGNGSGGICGACHGSAQQTEQIPCGICLGKGYVYSSGGSSSCFIATAVYGSSNHEDVMFLRNYRDVVLSKSKSGRFFIAVYYAVGPYLAFLPRNIGIVKKVLRVILEYIVKTLKQ